TAATTGAAGGAGCCAAAACTTACGAGAAAAAACTTGGTGCTTTAGTCGAGCGCATTGAATTAATCGATGCAACAGAATATAAAATTTAAAGTGCGTTTGCACTTTTTTTATTTTTACGGAAAAAATATAGGAAATATAAATAATTGCAAAATCTTCTATACTTTTTTTAAAATAAAAGGTAAAATCTTAGTGTACTTTTGCAATTTTATTTTAGATAGTAAATATTGCAAAATTAATTTCAACTTATATAATAAAATTAATATATGGTGAAAAACATTATGTTAGATTTATATTAAATTATTTAAGTATAAACTGTCGGAAGGAGAATTACTAAAATGGCAATAACAGACGTATTAAAACAAACATTTAACATCCAACAAAGACCACCAAGAAAATTTATTGCAATTGACTTAGGAACAACTAAATCAATCGCTTACATTTCAGGTAAAGGGATTATTTTTAATGAAGCATCAGTAATGGCTTACGAAGTTGGAACAAAAAAATTAGTTGCAATTGGTGATGATGCCAAAAAATTAATTGGAAAAACACACGATAAAATCGAGATTTTTACACCATTAAAAAATGGAGCAATTACAGATTTAAGTGTTGCTGAAGAATTTATTCAACATATCTGTAATAAAGCAAGAGTTGCTGACTTATGAAAAGGAGCAATTGTCTTAATTGCTTGCCCAAAAGGAGTAACAGATTTAGAAAAAAAAGCACTTATTGATATGTGTAAAAACTTAGGAGCAGATTTTGTTGAAGTTGAAGAAGACTCATTAATGAGTGCCTTAGGAGTTGGGGAAAACATTTTTGCACCAAAAGGAACATTCATTCTTGATATTGGTGGGGGAAAATCAAGCTGTGCAATTATCTCAGCTGGTGGAATCGTTGAAAGCCGTTCAATTAAAATTGCTGGAAACTACATTGATGAAGAAATCATGAAATTTGTTCGTGCAAAACACACAATTTCAATTGGAATTGTAACTTCAGAACAAATTAAAAAACAAATTGGATCATTATTTAAAACAAAAGATTCAAAAAAAATGGTAATCTTTGGTCGTGATGTTGTAACTGGAATGCCAAAAGAAACAGAAATTACAGATACTGAAATTAGAAAATTATTAGTAAGTATCTTTGCTTCAATTACGGAGTTAGTTACTGATGTGTTAGAAAAAACACCTTCAGAATTAGCTGGTGATGCTGTTGCTAACGGAATTATTATTACTGGAGGTTCTTCACAAATTAGTGGAATGAAAGACTACTTTGCTGATTACTTCAAAATACCTGTACGTGTTGCAAAAAACAGCCAAACAGCTGTAATTGATGGATGCATCGCTTATGAAAAAAATATTCGTCAACGTCTAATTGATGAAAACAAAAAAAACAGATAAAAATACTAAACATCAAAATAAAACAAATAATAAAAAGTTTTATAACGATGTTTTTTTTATGCTTTCTCCCATTTTCTACAAGCAAAAAATCCTTCTTTTTAAAAATATGATATTATTTAAATAATCAAAAATAATATTTGGGAGGATAACAAAATGAAAAAAATACTAGCATTATTAGGATTAATTACCCTTTCAACTGCTCCAGTAACAAGTCTTGTTAGTTGCTCAACAATTGATTATAAAATTAAACATTCTTTTGCAAGTTGAACTTTTTCAACTAAAATTGATAGCCCAATTTATGGCCCTGTTTTTAAAGGTGGAGAAATTAATGATGATAAATGATTTTTCTACTGATTTATGGCCCAATACATGCATGCAGCTCAAT
The Spiroplasma chrysopicola DF-1 genome window above contains:
- the mreB gene encoding rod shape-determining protein, producing MAITDVLKQTFNIQQRPPRKFIAIDLGTTKSIAYISGKGIIFNEASVMAYEVGTKKLVAIGDDAKKLIGKTHDKIEIFTPLKNGAITDLSVAEEFIQHICNKARVADLWKGAIVLIACPKGVTDLEKKALIDMCKNLGADFVEVEEDSLMSALGVGENIFAPKGTFILDIGGGKSSCAIISAGGIVESRSIKIAGNYIDEEIMKFVRAKHTISIGIVTSEQIKKQIGSLFKTKDSKKMVIFGRDVVTGMPKETEITDTEIRKLLVSIFASITELVTDVLEKTPSELAGDAVANGIIITGGSSQISGMKDYFADYFKIPVRVAKNSQTAVIDGCIAYEKNIRQRLIDENKKNR